From the Nonlabens marinus S1-08 genome, one window contains:
- the porW gene encoding type IX secretion system periplasmic lipoprotein PorW/SprE, translated as MKNLFAFTTIVFCMLLVLASCSRKSDSFISRNLHAVGTEYNVLYNGNLALEAGLENIEANYRDNYWDILPVERLAVKDEIRVSEDEQTDPNFQRAEEKAVKAVQKHSMLIDGEEVNPQIDEAYMLLGKARYYDQRFIPALEAFNYILQFMPESDKIRQAKIWREKTNMRLDNSEIAIENLQLLLKEDILEIDREELILANATLAQAYLNEKKTDSALIYMNQAAQKTKDRATEGRYKFIAGQLFAQQGQRDSAIAHFDEVIELHRKIPRNYYVNAFIEKIKLRDTIEDGDDELLLILNELEENRENRPWLDLINYRKAIYLESVDSVDGAITYYNRSLRAGNRDAYLQGNTYDALGRISFDDARFETAGKYFDSAALKYVDKSREKRAVAKKRENLADVILYENTRRSADSVLGIIGMTPAEREAYYNTYIEELKEKEAQLAEQAAITEANLAQQKTALSTIKTNNALAGNRMGPPVGPVDNPATATGNNTGDFYFYIPATVARGKLQFRSVWGGRPLEDNWRLSSTSSGLIDQATENQVTAFEGIATAPEYVASYYIEQLPQGQAALDSISDARDFAYYQLGVLYKEKFKREDLAINRFETLLTYEPEEKLLLPTLYNLYLMGRDDSDSNIAFAKAEQYKSTIISKYPDTRYAQILQNPESALDTTGSPEGVYNRIFNVYEKGNFAEVIDLTEQEIIRYSGDPIVPKLELLKTYASGRLYGFKAYKDGLDFIALNYPGSEVGKEAAQLAADADKLQIPEKFVPEDNLNSFKLLFETASTDIALQERIQNELKEKLPNYGSQLSYSIDVYTPQISLIVVHGFNSRAQALETGALLTAPNGVASLPKAVLPIATDNYKIIQVYKSLDAYKTQVQ; from the coding sequence TTGAAAAACCTTTTTGCTTTTACTACCATCGTTTTTTGCATGCTGCTCGTGCTGGCCAGCTGCAGCCGCAAGAGTGATTCATTTATTTCCCGTAACCTACACGCCGTAGGAACAGAGTATAACGTACTTTATAACGGCAACCTTGCTTTGGAGGCCGGACTTGAAAATATCGAGGCTAATTACCGTGATAACTATTGGGATATTCTTCCTGTCGAGCGTCTGGCCGTCAAAGATGAAATACGAGTAAGCGAGGACGAACAAACAGACCCCAACTTTCAAAGAGCAGAGGAAAAAGCGGTCAAAGCGGTTCAAAAGCACAGCATGCTCATCGATGGTGAGGAAGTGAATCCACAAATTGACGAGGCCTACATGCTATTAGGAAAAGCACGCTATTATGATCAACGGTTCATTCCTGCGTTAGAAGCTTTCAATTACATTTTGCAGTTCATGCCCGAATCTGATAAAATCAGACAGGCAAAAATATGGCGTGAAAAGACGAATATGCGTCTTGACAACAGTGAAATTGCGATTGAAAACTTGCAATTATTACTTAAGGAAGACATTCTTGAGATCGATAGAGAAGAGCTGATTCTAGCTAACGCCACCCTGGCACAAGCCTACTTGAACGAGAAAAAAACTGATAGTGCTTTGATCTACATGAATCAGGCGGCGCAAAAAACCAAAGATCGAGCTACGGAGGGTCGTTATAAATTCATCGCCGGACAATTGTTTGCTCAACAAGGCCAGCGAGATAGCGCTATCGCCCATTTTGATGAGGTCATTGAGTTGCATAGAAAGATCCCACGCAACTATTATGTCAATGCATTCATTGAAAAAATAAAATTGCGAGATACGATTGAAGATGGAGATGATGAATTGTTACTAATTCTCAATGAGCTAGAGGAAAATCGGGAAAATCGACCTTGGCTGGATTTGATTAACTATAGAAAAGCCATCTATCTAGAAAGCGTGGATAGTGTAGATGGTGCCATTACCTATTACAACCGGTCGTTAAGAGCAGGAAATCGAGATGCTTATTTACAAGGTAACACATACGATGCTCTAGGAAGAATCAGCTTTGACGATGCTCGATTTGAAACGGCTGGGAAATACTTTGACAGTGCAGCCTTGAAATATGTAGACAAATCTAGAGAAAAGCGTGCCGTAGCTAAGAAAAGAGAAAACTTGGCAGATGTGATTCTGTATGAAAATACACGTCGCAGTGCGGATAGTGTATTAGGCATCATAGGCATGACCCCAGCAGAGCGTGAAGCTTATTATAATACGTACATCGAGGAGCTGAAGGAAAAAGAAGCTCAACTAGCAGAACAAGCTGCTATTACTGAGGCAAACCTAGCACAACAAAAAACAGCCCTTTCTACGATCAAAACTAATAACGCACTAGCTGGAAATCGAATGGGGCCACCAGTAGGGCCAGTAGATAATCCAGCAACTGCAACGGGTAACAATACGGGTGACTTTTATTTTTATATTCCAGCTACTGTTGCCCGTGGTAAGTTACAGTTTAGATCAGTCTGGGGTGGTCGTCCATTAGAAGACAATTGGAGACTTTCAAGCACTAGCTCTGGCTTGATCGATCAGGCTACTGAAAACCAAGTTACTGCTTTCGAAGGAATCGCCACAGCTCCAGAATATGTAGCTTCCTATTATATAGAACAATTACCTCAAGGGCAAGCAGCATTAGATAGTATTTCAGACGCCAGAGATTTTGCCTACTATCAATTAGGTGTGCTGTACAAAGAGAAGTTCAAACGGGAAGATTTAGCGATAAACAGGTTTGAGACCTTATTGACTTACGAACCAGAAGAAAAGCTACTCTTACCTACCTTATACAATTTATACCTGATGGGTCGTGATGATTCTGATAGTAATATCGCTTTCGCGAAAGCGGAACAATATAAATCCACCATCATATCAAAATATCCAGATACCCGGTACGCTCAAATTTTACAAAATCCAGAAAGTGCCTTAGATACTACGGGCAGTCCAGAAGGAGTTTACAACCGTATATTTAATGTCTATGAAAAAGGCAACTTTGCTGAAGTTATCGATCTGACAGAACAAGAAATCATAAGGTATAGTGGAGATCCTATCGTTCCAAAACTAGAACTCTTAAAAACCTACGCTTCAGGAAGATTATATGGGTTTAAAGCTTATAAAGATGGATTAGATTTCATAGCGCTCAATTATCCAGGTAGCGAGGTTGGAAAAGAAGCAGCACAATTAGCGGCAGATGCGGATAAACTGCAGATTCCAGAAAAGTTTGTTCCGGAAGATAATCTGAATAGCTTCAAACTATTGTTCGAGACTGCATCCACAGATATAGCACTTCAAGAACGTATTCAAAATGAGTTAAAAGAAAAGTTGCCAAATTATGGATCTCAGCTTTCTTATTCGATTGATGTGTATACTCCTCAAATATCTTTAATTGTGGTACACGGGTTTAATTCTAGAGCTCAAGCTCTTGAGACAGGTGCGCTCTTAACGGCTCCAAATGGAGTAGCCAGCTTGCCTAAAGCAGTATTACCCATAGCCACTGATAATTATAAAATCATTCAAGTTTATAAAAGCCTGGATGCCTATAAAACACAAGTTCAATAA